A genomic window from Melopsittacus undulatus isolate bMelUnd1 chromosome 7, bMelUnd1.mat.Z, whole genome shotgun sequence includes:
- the LOC117436420 gene encoding ankyrin-2-like: MPEMPPETVTEEQYTDEHGHMVVKKVTRKIIRRYVSPDGTEKEEVVMQGVPQKPVAIEEGDGYSKVVKRVVLKSDSKQSEVTVSEPVVLPTASEFQSEPAEGRKVSKVIKSTVVQGERTEKHLGDASLARDLPSAKEDFEEVKRLLMYNIK, encoded by the exons ATGCCTGAAATGCCACCAGAAACAGTCACAGAAGAACAATACACAGATGAACATGGTCACATGGTGGTAAAGAAG GTCACGAGAAAGATCATCCGGCGATACGTCTCTCCAGATGgcacagaaaaagaggaagttGTAATGCAAGGAGTGCCACAGAAACCCGTTGCCATCGAAGAAGGAGATGGCTATTCCAAAGTCGTAAAACGGGTCGTGCTGAAGAGTGACAGCAAACAATCAGAG GTGACCGTGTCTGAACCTGTTGTTTTGCCTACTGCCTCTGAGTTCCAGTCCGAGCCAGCAGAAGGCCGGAAGGTCAGCAAAGTCATCAAGAGCACTGTAGTGCAAGGCGAAAGGACAGAGAAACACCTGGGGGATGCCAGCCTAGCTCGTGATCTTCCATCGGCCAAAGAGGACTTTGAAGAGGTAAAACGCCTTTTAATGTACAATATTAAATGA